From the genome of Vitis riparia cultivar Riparia Gloire de Montpellier isolate 1030 chromosome 2, EGFV_Vit.rip_1.0, whole genome shotgun sequence, one region includes:
- the LOC117934195 gene encoding cellulose synthase-like protein G3: protein MANPFQFRPPLHTRVLMRRTSAYRVFAIFYSFAILALLYHHLIHLLHSPNTLSFFILLADVLFSFLWASSQGFHMCPTDRRVFIEHLEHYVKESDYPGLDVLICTADLHKEPPMGVVNTALSMMAYDYPTEKLSVYVSDDGGSKLTLFAFMEAARFATHWLPFCRKNKVVERCPEAYFGSNPSSWFPETDQVKLMYETMKIKVESVVEKGTIPHDHITNEQEKQAFSRWTDEFTQANHPAVVQVLLEGSKDMDITGHTMPNLVYVSREKRPGSPHHFKAGALNVLIRVSATMTNAPVVLTLDSDMHSNDPQTPLHALCYLLDPDMDPNLGFVQFPQAFHGINKNDIYAGECIHVYQIHPIGMDGLAGPMHVGTGCFFRREVFSGGPSRTPGLSSDHLVSKSIRNKEVLASAHHVAAWNYENQTNWGTKMGYRYGSLCEDYCTGYRLHCEGWKSIFCNPKRPAFLGRAPINLNVCLNQSKRWGVGLLEVGFCKHSPIVFGLMEIGPLMGLCYANYAFRPLWSIPITIYAFLPQLALLKGVSIFPKVSEPRFFLYIFLFVGAYTQDCLDFLLSGATIQRWWSTQRVWMMRGVSSFAFSLVEYLLKCIGISQFGFNVTSKVVDKEQSKRYKQGIFEFGVSSPLFLPLTTAAIMNLVSFLWGMVLIFKKKNLEGMLLQMLLAGFVMVNCWPIYEAMVLRTDRGRMPTRTTIISIFLAWALCIIVSVSPKI, encoded by the exons ATGGCGAATCCATTCCAATTCCGTCCTCCTCTTCACACCCGAGTTCTCATGCGCCGAACCTCTGCATACCGAGTGTTCGCAATCTTCTACTCGTTTGCCATCTTAGCTTTGCTATATCACCATCTCATTCATCTACTCCACTCCCCAAATACACtttccttcttcattcttctggCAGATGTATTGTTTAGTTTCTTGTGGGCATCCTCGCAGGGCTTTCACATGTGTCCAACGGATCGTCGGGTCTTCATCGAACACCTTGAGCATTATGTCAAGGAGAGTGATTATCCGGGGCTGGATGTGCTTATATGCACCGCTGATCTACACAAGGAGCCACCTATGGGTGTGGTGAACACTGCTCTATCTATGATGGCATATGATTATCCGACAGAGAAGTTGTCGGTCTATGTATCGGATGATGGAGGTTCCAAGCTCACCCTCTTTGCTTTCATGGAGGCTGCTAGGTTTGCCACCCACTGGCTACCTTTTTGTAGGAAGAACAAGGTTGTAGAGAGGTGTCCGGAGGCTTATTTCGGATCCAACCCCTCATCATGGTTTCCAGAGACTGATCAGGTTAAG CTGATGTACGAGACCATGAAAATTAAGGTGGAGAGCGTTGTTGAGAAAGGGACCATTCCCCATGATCATATCACCAATGAGCAGGAAAAACAAGCTTTCAGCAGATGGACTGATGAGTTTACACAAGCAAATCACCCTGCTGTGGTTCAG GTTCTGTTGGAGGGTAGCAAGGACATGGACATCACTGGCCATACAATGCCCAACCTCGTCTATGTATCCAGAGAGAAAAGGCCCGGTTCACCCCACCATTTCAAGGCTGGTGCCCTTAATGTCCTG ATTCGAGTGTCAGCCACCATGACCAATGCACCAGTAGTCCTGACTCTCGACAGCGACATGCACTCAAATGATCCTCAAACACCTCTTCACGCACTGTGTTATCTCTTGGACCCTGATATGGATCCAAATCTCGGGTTCGTTCAGTTTCCTCAAGCCTTCCATGGGATCAACAAGAATGATATTTACGCTGGTGAGTGTATACATGTGTATCAAATTCATCCCATTGGAATGGATGGCCTAGCAGGCCCCATGCATGTAGGGACTGGATGTTTTTTCCGGCGAGAAGTCTTCTCTGGTGGCCCATCCAGAACCCCCGGACTGAGCTCAGATCATCTCGTCAGCAAGTCAATCAGGAACAAAGAAGTTTTAGCATCAGCACATCATGTTGCAGCATGGAATTATGAGAATCAAACCAACTGGGGCACCAAG ATGGGATACAGATATGGGTCATTGTGTGAGGACTACTGCACGGGCTATCGACTGCATTGTGAAGGATGGAAGTCCATTTTTTGCAATCCTAAGAGGCCTGCATTTCTGGGGAGGGCACCGATTAACCTCAATGTCTGTCTGAATCAATCTAAGCGGTGGGGGGTTGGCCTCCTTGAGGTTGGGTTTTGCAAGCATAGCCCAATCGTCTTCGGCTTAATGGAGATAGGCCCTCTCATGGGTCTATGTTACGCAAACTATGCCTTCAGGCCCCTCTGGTCCATTCCAATCACCATCTATGCCTTTCTCCCCCAGCTAGCTCTACTCAAAGGTGTCTCAATCTTCCCCAAG GTCTCAGAACCTAGGTTTTTCTTATACATATTCCTTTTCGTTGGAGCATACACACAAGATTGTCTAGACTTCTTATTATCTGGAGCTACAATCCAGAGGTGGTGGAGCACCCAGAGGGTGTGGATGATGAGGGGGGTCTCAAGTTTCGCATTCTCTTTAGTCGAATACTTGCTCAAATGCATTGGCATTTCCCAATTCGGATTCAATGTGACAAGCAAGGTGGTTGACAAGGAACAAAGCAAGCGGTACAAGCAAGGGATTTTCGAGTTTGGAGTCTCATCACCCTTGTTCTTGCCGCTAACAACAGCAGCCATAATGAACTTGGTCTCATTCCTATGGGGCATGGTACTAATCTTCAAGAAGAAAAACCTGGAAGGCATGCTTTTGCAGATGTTGTTAGCTGGTTTTGTGATGGTGAACTGCTGGCCAATATATGAAGCCATGGTCTTGAGAACTGATAGAGGAAGGATGCCCACCAGAACTACTATTATTTCCATATTCTTGGCTTGGGCTCTTTGCATAATTGTTTCTGTCAGTccaaaaatatga